One Vitis vinifera cultivar Pinot Noir 40024 chromosome 15, ASM3070453v1 genomic window, TTTTtgaaagccattttggcttaaTTCAAGAAGCCCACCGGCCCAGCCCGCCTGCCAGTCTgcgggctcataggccgggccCGCGGCCTAGCATTTTAGCATGGCCCAGCATGGCCCGGCCCAGCCCGGcgcgcccgttggagacccctaGTCATTTTCATGTAATCATCTTAGAGCCCATTtggaaaaaagttaaaagagcTTAATAATAGTTAGATGCacttttttacaaaattaagagTCTGTTTTGGCAGTGCCTTTTACAAGACACTTCTAATATACAAAATTCTCTGAAAAAAAGCCTGTTATTTGGCAAAACTTAAAAAGTACTTTTAACAAGTTAAAAAATCAATTGTAGTGCTTCTAAAGAAGTACTTGATAGGAGATTCTCCCACAAACACTTTGGCTAAAGATAGGGAAATTTATGGAAATCACCTTTAAGAACCCGAGACACTAGCAAGAAATTCTCCCAAAAACTACATTCAATTGTATGATACATGGtaaaaaaacactatcaaatcactttttttcttagttttataTCCAAACATTAATAAATTACCATTAAAAGCATTTGTAATGGAAGTGCTGTTATCAGACAGATTAAAGCGATTTAATCAGAATTACCCCAAACCAGCTCTTAATCATCACAAACAAGAACAATCAGAACTCAATCGCTTTACCTATTGACAAAGTTAGATCTATAAAACAAACCACACATATGCATACATACAGAGAGATGATACAATGAGGGAAAATACTTACAGGGACATGTGAGTCTCTGGCATTTCTCTTGGCATCAGTTGCAGAGAAAACAGTGTAGACAAGAACAAAAGTGCCAACTATCTCAGCACCAAGCCCATCGCCTTTGGAATAGCCAGCAGCCACAACATTGGCTCCACCACCCAACACCTCATACTGATGTCCCTGGAACCCCTTCACCACACCTGCGCCACAGATGGCGCCCAGGCATTGCATGATCATGTAGAACACGGCTCGGGTTAGAGACAGCTTTCTGGCCAAGAGCAGGCCAAATGTCACCGCTGGGTTTATGTGTCCTCCTGCCCAAACCCATCAACAAATTATTGATAATATCAACACAGATTCAAATCAAGATGTTGCAGAAAACTCTCTCTAGAAAATTGTGTGGAGGCTTATGAGGAAAGAGCTGAGAAAGTAGACAGGGAAAAAATGCGGTGCAGAGAGCCATATTATGAAAACATAGGGAGGAATCTCAGTAagtttgtttggttgctaagaaatgTAGGGAAAGAATGGGAGTAAGAATTTAACAAAATTGAACGTTAATTAGGCCACGAAAATACTCAAATAttctcattcttttattttcctcctCTTTTTCATCAACCAAACAAGGACTTTCAAAATTTCAGAAAACCCCGTCAAAATCTTCCATAatatcatggaaaaaaaaaagaaggaatgcCAGATACCCATTTTCAATCTGAACATATCTACCCACAAGAGCTGATGAAAACGACAAAAGAAATCACGGATCAAAGCTTCTGAGCATATCAAACCACCATggaaaaaacaagaacaaaacaaaggaaaagcaCGACTCAACAGATCAAACAAAAGAACATATATAGAGAGACAGAGAACAGACCTGAGATACCAGCAGTGCAGTAGACAAGGGCAAAGATCATACCCCCAAAAGCCCAAGCAATACCCTGAATACCAACAGTGGCACACTTGCTGGGGGACCTGACAACACCCATAACAGTCAAGACAGTGATGTAGAGGAAGAGGAAGGTGGCCATGAACTCGGCAATCCCAGCTCTCCAAAACGACCATGAATGAAGCTCACCAGGCTCAAACAGTGGAGCTGGTGGAGGCTCCCTATAGTCCTTGTCTGTCTGTGCTGATGTCCCTATCGGTTGCCTCTCTGTAAACTTGTTGGCCCCCAACCTCACATCCTCTTCCTTCCCCTCCATTTTTCTCCCTCAAATTCTCCCTCTACAGATCTGAAAACACTGAGAGTTCAGAGCttagtgatgaagatgatgaactGCGTGAGGAAACCGCGGTGGGGTTTGGAGTGATTTATAGAGTAAGCAAAGtgaaagagaataaaagaaagagtGGCGAACTATCAAAAAGGGATCCTCCAGGATTTTGATAATATCGTTGGCACCCCTTGGCTTGTTGGAGAAATATTGGGTTAGGTTGCCAAACATGTGAAATGGCTATATTACCCTTTTAGGTTACTTCGAGCTCACTTGAAAAGGGGTAAAATTCGGGTTCCAAcaattttgaagaaataaaaattatatatgctTTTTCAATTGAAGGAGTAAttcatgaatttttcataaagaATCATATTACTATTTTAATATTAACTTCTATAGTTTTTGCATGCAAATGATATATTTGAAAGTGAGGAAATAAAGTAGATAATGGGCATAATGGTCTTTTCGTAGCATCAAAAGTGACCGACAATAGAACTCAATAGTGTTGAGGGGGCCCTTCTGACATTTACATGAAGAAAAGGAcctatttgttattttaatatttttctatcaattattcttcattaaggatttcaataatctaatattattaataatttttttcaattttaaatcaaaaaatatttgattaaaaagatgaaataatccccaaaataaaaaatctaaccatttctatattttttttgaaaaaataatctatttttgatataatgtttttttctattttagatatttatatgtagattttaaaagaaaaggttatttttataaaaaaataataaagatatttttattcaaataatataaaaaaaaaatgtgaggttaaatttaaaaaattgggttttgaaagtcttttaatcaaataacccttaaaTCAATTGATAGAGTTTATGTGGATAAAATAGTCAGTAACGGTCAAAAATCATTAGacctataaaattataataaat contains:
- the PIP1;2 gene encoding aquaporin PIP1-2 isoform X1; translated protein: MEGKEEDVRLGANKFTERQPIGTSAQTDKDYREPPPAPLFEPGELHSWSFWRAGIAEFMATFLFLYITVLTVMGVVRSPSKCATVGIQGIAWAFGGMIFALVYCTAGISGGHINPAVTFGLLLARKLSLTRAVFYMIMQCLGAICGAGVVKGFQGHQYEVLGGGANVVAAGYSKGDGLGAEIVGTFVLVYTVFSATDAKRNARDSHVPILAPLPIGFAVFLVHLATIPITGTGINPARSLGAAIIYNREHAWDDMVSSMIRPNHFSSHHLSVNLPCIDFILLLFPSVDFLGWTLHWSCSCCLVPPDSNQSHPIQDQSLRNSSIFCFFFYLLLLSSSSCSSSSS
- the PIP1;2 gene encoding aquaporin PIP1-2, whose product is MEGKEEDVRLGANKFTERQPIGTSAQTDKDYREPPPAPLFEPGELHSWSFWRAGIAEFMATFLFLYITVLTVMGVVRSPSKCATVGIQGIAWAFGGMIFALVYCTAGISGGHINPAVTFGLLLARKLSLTRAVFYMIMQCLGAICGAGVVKGFQGHQYEVLGGGANVVAAGYSKGDGLGAEIVGTFVLVYTVFSATDAKRNARDSHVPILAPLPIGFAVFLVHLATIPITGTGINPARSLGAAIIYNREHAWDDMWIFWVGPFIGAALAALYHQIVIRAIPFKTRA